One Leuconostoc mesenteroides subsp. mesenteroides ATCC 8293 genomic window, TTTTAACGTTTCCCAATTTAAATCTTGATTGAGATTATAACCATCTAAAAGTACAATTTTCATAACTTATATCTCCGTTTCTTTGAGCCATTTGAATAAATCTTTTACTACAAGGATCTGAAAAGTAATTTAGTCATATTTTATCACTTATGACCTATTAACCATGATTTTTAAACTTTAAGACTAAGAATAGGGGATTGTCGCAAGAATTATTTCGTGAATATCAACACCGCGGGGTTTTGAGTCCTTAACCGTGCTCAATTAAAATAAAGTGGTAAAATGAAACAAATGAACGCTAATTGTTTGTTATCATATGATTTCAGACGGAGTTCCGACGCGGATGCTTATCATATAGGAGGAAACTAAATGTCAAGGAATGAAGAAAAAATTTGGCTTGTAACGGGTGGATCAACTGGATTTGGACGTAAATTAATTGAAGAATTAATTGCAAAAAAGATTCCAGTCGTAGCTACCGCAAGAAATTTATCAGCATTTAATGATTTAGAAACGAATGAGGATGATTTGCTACTTAAAGTACAATTGGATGTCACAAACCAAGAACAAGTCAACAATGCTGTCCAGTCAACGCTCAATAAGTTTGGAAAAATTGATGTTCTGGTTAATAACGCTGGCTACGGATACTCAGGTTCGATCGAAGAATCAGATGAAACTGCAGTCCGCCAAATGTTTGAAGCAAATTTTTGGGGAGCTAGTGCGATGATTCGTGCAGTGTTACCAGCTATGAGAAAAAACAGATCAGGATTAATTATCAATGTCACATCAATAGGTGGTTTACTAGCGTTACCCACCTATGGTTATTACAATGCAACCAAGCACGCCTTAGAGGGATTAGGTAAGGCACTATCATTAGAAGTTGAACCTTTTGGTATTAAGGTAACAAATGTCGAGCCTGGTCCCTTTAGAACTGATTGGGCAGGCAGATCACAATTTTCTGCCAAACATTCAATTAACGATTATGAAAATACGCCAGCAAGAACATCTGAGGAAGCTTCACATGCCAGATCAGGCGAACAAACTGGCTCTCCTGAACTAGCTGCAAAGGCATTTATTAAAATCGCTGCCTCTGACAATCCGCCTTTGCATTTTATTGCCGGTCAAAATGCTTTTAAACGTGAACAAGAAGAAATTTCTAATATTCAACATGATATGCAAAAATGGCAAGAGGATTCAACCCATCTGGACTATGGCGACGAGACATATTGGCAATAGATGGGAAGAGAGTTAACAGACCGTTATTTTTGAAGAAGTTGGGGGTTATTTTGAAATTGTTCGAAAAAATTTTACGTTTGAATCCGATAAATGGATAAACAAAGAAGTTTATCGCTATAACTTACATGAAAATAATTTATAACAACTGTTTAGATTCAAAATCATAAGAGTTACTTAAATGGCCTATCCTGATTATCAGGATTTTTTATTTTACGAACAATTACATTTTTGTTGTTACAATGAATACTTTCTCCCATTCGATGGCCTCTTAGCGTCTGAAATGGTGCTATAATTACACTTAATATTATTTTTATGACATAATCATGGGTTAGAAAGCGTAAAACCGCAATTAATAAACTACTATTGACTGCTTACGGGTTCTCAACAGATAAAATCAAACGTGCTGCACTAGGATTGCTTAATATAGAACATTCTAGTAAAACATGTATTATATCTACTTCTAGACCAGAAGAAAAAGAGAAGCATCCACAAATGCAACAAATCAGAAATGATTTATTAGAATTTAGACTAGATCAGGTTGATTTTCTTGATGTGGAGTTTGAAAGTGCAAAGAAACTATATGGCTATGACTTGATATTTTTGAATGGTGGTTATCCATTTTATCTACTACATTTCTTGAAAAAAAGTGGTGCTGACCACATTTTAAAAGACATTAGTAGGACTGGGGTTCCAATTTTTGGGCTAAGTGCTGGATCGATTGTAATGGGACCTTCCATCGAATATTTGCAATATCTTTATCCAGAGGACAACCAATTTAATGATACAGATTTAACAGGTTTGAACTTAACAAGTACTACAATTTTCCCGCACTTCAAAGAAATGTTAACGCGTGATGCTGATATTGATAAAAAACTAACTTCGTATGAAAATACAACTGGAGTTAAAATCATGAGGCTTAATAATGATCAAGCCTTATCGTGTCATTGCAAAGATAAAGTTCTGATTGATTAAATACCGAATTGGAAACCCTATATATCAAATAACGATTTAATCTCAAAATCCTAACTTTTCGCGTTATACTCAACTTCTTTTAAAGAATAGTGGAACAGGGGTTGTGCTGAAAAAATTACAGATACGCTCAATACAGAACTCGAATCATTAATTGACAATTCACTATCATCCATTTAAACTTTACTTATAAATAATAAGTTGAGGAAAAGAATTTGTTCAATAAAAAATTAAGATCGTATTCTTTTCGTCTTTGTTTGTCTATTGTTGGCACCATTATCATTGCCTTTGGGATTATTTTATTCCGTTTGGCGAACACGGGCATTGATCCAGCAACAGCAGCAGATGTTGGTATATCAGATACCTTCCATTGGAATTTAGGGAACTATCAGCTTGCATTTAATGCGCTATTGTTCCTTGGCATTTTGTTTTTCGATCAAACACAGTTTGGCATCGGAACATTAATCAATATGTCGTTACCAGGATACATTATCGCTTATTTTACACCGAAGTTTGAACCTATAGTTGGGCGTTGGTTTGGAAGCTTTTCTTATCTTGAAAACATATTTTTATTTGTCATTGGTATGTTTTTATTTTCATTAGGAATTGGCATATATACAAGTGTAAATCTTGGTGTTTCCCCGTACGATGCGGTTGCGCCATTGTTCAACAAAAAGAAATGGGCCAGTTATCGTCTGACAAGGTCTGTTCAAGATTTGTTCTTTTTTGTAGTTGCCATTATATTTGGTGGGCCACTGGGTATTGGAACTTTTTTGATTGCCACGTTAACTGGCTATATTGTACAATACTGGCGTCAGCTATTTAAAAAAATAAAACACCACATGCAAAAAACGCACAGCTTTTAGTTGTGCGTTTCGTCATTCAAAAATTAAATACAATTTATCCTCTTGCCAAACAGAACGTTTGTTCGTATAATGAATTATACAGCTTTTGTTTTGGAGACAGCATATGGTAAACAAGCAGAAAATTGAATACAACTACACGCAAGAGGAACGACGTGTGATATTTATGATTGATTCTAAAAGCTTTTATGCCAGTGTTGAGTGTGTGGAACGTAACTACAATCCATTGAAAGCCTTACTTGTTGTGATGTCAGAACAAGAAAATACCAACGGCGGTTTAGTCTTGGCATCTTCACCAATGGCCAAGAAAATACTGGGTATCACTAACGTTACCCGACAACGTGATATTCCTGTTTGTCCGGACTTAGTGATTGCTCATCCGAGAATGAACCTTTATATTCAAGAAAATCTACGTATTAATAACATCTATCGACAATACACTGATGATGCGCACTTATTGCCATATTCTATTGATGAATCTATCCTTGATATGACACATTCTTGGCAGTTATTTGGCAAAACACCAGCAGAAGTTGCTTTCAAAATACAACAACAAGTTCGGGACGAAACAGGCATCTATTTAACTGTTGGTATTGGTGATTCACCAGTCTTAGCTAAATTGGCGCTTGATATTGAAGCTAAACACGCAAAAAATTTAACTGGCATTTGGCATTATGAAGATGTACCAAATAAATTGTGGCCAATCACACAACTAACTGATGTTTGGAGTATTGGTTCACGAACTGCGCGTAAGCTAAATTTGATGGGTATTCACTCAATGTATGACTTATCTCACCAAGATCCATATCTATTTCGTTCGAAACTGGGATTAATGGGTGAACAATTGTTAGCTTTGTCTTGGGGTATTGACCGATCTGATCTGACTGAAACAATCAGGCCCAAAAATAAATCATATAGTAATTCTCAAGTTTTACCACGTGATTACGGCCAACAAGCTGAGATTGAAATCGTGATTCGAGAAATGGCGGATCAAGTTGCCACAAGAATTCGTGCCCACCAAAAGCAAACTTGCTTAGTTAGCTTGTTTATTGGTTATTCTTTTTCTGAAAGTGAGAAACAAGAATCACATGGCTTTAGAAAACAATATCGTATTAGTCCCACTAACGATACCAATGCATTAATGGCTGTTATGATCAACCTCTTCAGAAAGCACTGGCGAGGCGAGATTATTAGACACATCGGGATTGATTACGGTGGACTAGTTGATGATACTGGAGTACAGCTTAATCTTTTTGAACAACCTGAACACATCCTTAAAACAAACAAAATTGATCAAGTTGTCGACGAAATTCGTCAACGTTTTGGTACTACAGCTTTGATGCGGGCTATGTCTAAAGAAGTCGGTGGAACAGCCATTAACCGAGCTAGTTTAGTTGGCGGACACAACGGAGGTAACAGTTATGACTGACAATGATGATTTCACTACGATAATCAATCGCTACTTCCAAAACGATTACCGAGAACGAGGAAAAATTAAATGGAACGGCTACTTTCTGTCCGACCACACTTCTTCTTTAACCAAAGAGGGCATTCAACGAAATGCAATAACTAAGAAATTACCCGCAATATCACTAAATGATGCGCAAGATATTTTACGACACGCTTCTGCTAATTATCATGCCGTAACCGTTCAACAAAATATTAAAGATAACGAAGGAAATCTGATCCCTAATGTGACTGGTTTAATAAATGGTTTTTCCGAATTAGGTGTCTATATTGACCACCAATTCATAGCCTTTGAAGACATTAGAACAGTGGTAAGAAAAAATGAATCCAATTGAAAATATTATCACAGAGATTAATTCTTTATTCACTAAACAACCTAATACTATTTATGAAGTACGATTGGTTAATCAGCGATATGCTAAAAAAGTTAATGTGTTCTTTGAATATTATCGGATTGGACATGCGACTCATTCACAGCAGATTGCTCGTTTAAATGATGAATATCGATCTCAAATACCAGAGTTAGCGACAATGATTCATCAGGCTACTGGCCTGACGGTTAACACCAACTAATTTATTCGTGAATTAATTATCATCTAAAGTTGTTTTTAGATTCAGTATGCTCTATACTATTCGTCTTATAAACACTTCAGCCTCGGTAGATAGGGTGATTACAATAATTAATTGAATAATGTTTGCTCCTTCAAATCCGAGTATTACTGTTAGCTACTTCACTAATTTGATATTCTATCCTAGTTGATATACAATTTAGTTATCATAATGAAAGCGCTTACAACGTTTTTGTTTTTAGGAGGCCAGGTTAGAATGTCAGATAAAAAAATATCAGCTGGGTTAGCAGCTTTGAAGGTCATGGAAGGATGGGGTGTTCATACTATATATGGTATTCCTTCCGGAACATTAAGCGGGTTGATGGATGCTATGGGACATCCTGAAAATAATATTAAGTTTTTGCAAGTTAAACATGAAGAAGTTGCTGCAATGGCCGCCGTGATGCAATGGAAATTCGGTGGAAAATTAGGCGTCGCTGTTGGATCAGGTGGTCCAGGGGCTACTCATTTGATTAATGGCTTATATGATGCAGCTATGGATAATACGCCTGTATTAGCAATTTTGGGGTCAAAGCCAGTTCGTGAATTAAACATGGATTCCTTCCAAGAATTAAATCAAAATCCAATGTATGAAAGTATCGCTGTTTACAATCGTCGCGTAGCTACTGCCGAACAATTGCCTCATTTGGTTGATGATGCAATCCGTACGGCGATTGCCAAGCGTGGTGTGGCTGTTCTTGAAATACCTGCAGATTTTGGATTTTCACAAATTGATGCCAATTCGATTTATTCAACACCACTGTATTCATCAGGCCCAAAGTATAAAGAATACAAATCAGCACCTGTCGATAATGCTGATATTGATGCTGCTGTTGAACTATTAAACCAAGCAAAACAACCAGTTATTTATGCTGGTGTGGGTACCATGGGTCATGGCTCAGCTGTACAAGCATTATCTCGCAAAATAAAGGCGCCCATTATCACGACCGGTAAAAACTTTGAAACTTTTGACTGGGACTTTGAGGCCTTTGCTGGTTCAAATTTCCGAGTAGGGTGGAAGCCAGCCAACGAAGCTGTTCTCGAAGCTGACACTGTCTTATTTGTTGGAACAAACTTCCCATTTTCAGAAGTTGAAGGGACATTCCGTAACGTTGACAAGTTTATCCAAATTGATAACAATCCTGCAATGCTAGGTAAACGCCATCAAAATGATGTTGCCATCCTCGGTGATGCTGGTGAAGCAATTGATGAAATACTTGCCAAGGTTTCCTCGGTTTCAGAATCACCTTGGTGGCAGGCTAACATTAAAAATATACAGAACTGGCGCGATTATATGACCAAACTTGAAAAAAAGACCGAGGGCGACCTACAAGCTTACCAAGTTTATAATGCAATTAATGAGCATGCAGCAGATAACGCTATTTTCTCAATTGATGTTGGTAACGTAACACAGCTATCAGTTCGTCATTTGCACATGACACCTAAAAATATGTGGCGCACGTCACCATTGTTTGCGTCAATGGGTATTGGTCTACCGGGAGGTATTGGTGCCAAGAACACTTATCCAGATCGTCAAGTTTGGAATTTGATAGGTGATGGTGCCTTTTCAATGACGTATCCAGATGTTGTGACAAATGTTCGCTACAACTTACCAGTCATCAATGTTGTCTTTACCAATACGGAATATGGCTTCATCAAAAATAAGTACGAAGATACTAACACCTACAACTTCGGCGTTGACTTTACAGATGTTGATTATGCCAAAATAGCCGAAGCCCAAGGGGCGATTGGATTGACAGTAAGTCGCATTGAAGATATTGATCGCGTCGTTCAGGAAGCGCTTAGCTATTATGGTAAAGGCCGTGTCGTGGTGATTGATGCAAAAATCACTAAGGATCGTCCAATCCCTGTTGAAACATTGAAGTTAGATAAAAGTTTGTATAGTGCAGAAACTGTTAATGCTTATAAAGAAAAATACGAAGCGCAGGAACTCGTCCCATTCCGTGAGTATTTGGAATCAGAGGGACTAACTTCAAAATATATTAAAGACAGTAATGACAATAAGTACAGTTTCTAACAAGATACTTTTTGATGTTTAAATGCATTTTGTTTATACCTTGCCACCACCAATCCAATCTATAATGCTAACTAGTATGTATCATTTGACAAAATTTATAGACGATACTATAACATAGTTGTAGACATAAAAAATTTGATGGAGGTGTAAATATGTCAAACAATTTAATGCAACGTTTTAGTTCTGATGATATTTTTGATTTTATGAATCAGGCTATGCATCCTTGGTCCGATCAACGTTTACTACCAAAGTCGATCAAGACTGATGTGATTGAGAAAGATGATCGTTTCACCGTTACTGCAGAATTAGCTGGGGTAAACAAAGACGACATCAACATTGATTACAAGAATGACCAACTTTTGATTAGTGCTAAACGTGATGAATTCAAGGATCACACTGATCATGACGGTAATATTTTGCAGAGTGAACGGACCTACGGATCTGTGTCCCGTGCTTACTATTTGCCAGGGGTGGACTCAAGCAAGATTACAGCAAAATTCGCAAATGGCGAATTGCGCGTTGAATTGCCTAAGCAAGCAACTGAACAATCAAGTACTAATATTAAGATTGACTGATCTATAACTCGGTGTTTCTATTAATTCGTCCTTTGTATTAGCCGTTGAGGCATTAATTGATACAAGTAAAAAAGCTCGTCCGGATGGATGAGCTTTTTTTGTATTGGGCATATTACATTTTTATGTTGGGCATCCACTTATATCAAAGACTTCATGACTTATTAGATGCTTTCTAAAGCTTCAAATATAGGTGTATCACCATCACTCATTTTTATAACTTGATCTATTGTTGAATTGTGATTCAAAATGTCCGCTAATGTTGCGCCAACATTTTGAATTGAATTCTTCGTTAGCGCCTTATCATTCAAGCTAATTTTATTGGTTCCTGGTATGTCTACGAGTGCAGTTGCTTGTAAAATCGTATAATTAAGTTTCGTTTGTTTCACAAGATAATTATCCGCAAAAAATTTAGCGATATTATAATTCATCAAATCAGCCATTGCTGGATTATGCCATTTATTAGGTTCAAGTGAATATGCTGAGCTCAGCATGATATATCTAGAAACACCATTCGATTCAGCTATATTCATTGACTTGACTGCACCAAAAGCATCTGTTTGTAACAAGTCTTTATTGCGCGATCCGGCTACAAAATAAATTGCGTCAATGTCTTCAACTTTTTGAGATAAGGTTTCAATATCATCATGTAAATCAAAATTGATCGCAGTGATATTTTTGTGTTTCATTGTCCTTTCGGGGTTTCGTGATCCAGCTATAATTTCGTGATGTTGATTAATCAGGTGCTTGATTAACTCTTGACCAACACGACCATTAGCACCAATAACAAATATTTTCATTTTTTATTTCCTCAAATTAGGCTCATTTTTGAACATACCTTACTATATGTGAGTTTAACATAATTTATATTTTTGTGTTGCTAAGCACTTTCATTTAGAAAATGAATAACTGGCTTAAGAATTAAATACGATGTTCACTTTTGAAAGAACGATAAAAAGATTTTGTGAATGATTTTTGAGGACGAGACAATTGTATAATCCTTTGACTTTCCCCTCCAGATAGATGATGATTTTTTCCCTTACATATAAATGGTCACCACTTACATTTACACACTGACCTGTCGTCAAGTATTTTTACCTCTTGTCGTAATTCTTATCTCAACAGTTATATTTTTCAGTATGATATTGAGTGTTGAAAGATATTTCTAATGTAGAAATTTTGTTGATCCGGTTTGTTTGTTGTGTAAATTGTCATTTCATACTAACCAAAATTTATGTAAAGAAGGGAAGTATCATCATGGCTGATATACTAAAATTTATTTTCGAAATCATTAACAACACACCGTTCTGGGTATGGGTTGTTTTAATTATACTAATTAAACGAGGTACGTCATTAATAAATGACAGTCCTGCTTCTATTGGAAGATCAATCATAATGCCTTTTATTTTCGTTATTTGGGGTTTAAATACAGTAGTAAACAAATTTTCTTCTCCAAATACATTGCTGAGTTTTTACTTAGTAGCATTGATTTTAGGATTTTTGTTCAGTTACTTACTTTATATGCGACGATCTTTTTATGTTGAAGATGGCCAATTAATTCAGGAGGGTAGTACCTTACCTTTAGTTATTATGCTAACCAATTTTCTAGTAAAATATATTCTAAACGTTATTCTCGCTATCCATCCAGTACTTTACACTCAGATGAATTTCAACATTTTTTATGGTATTGTTTCTGGGTTCACAGTTGGATTATTCTTTGGCGGCATTTATAAAACGCTTATGGCAAAGAAACAATTTTTGAAGTCATAGTGAAAGGGGCTATTCCAGTCCCCAAGATCATGCTTCATTACACCATCGTAACCGTAAAACATAAACAAAGGTTCATGTAACTAATTACGCGTGTCTTTTGACAGAGGTTGCAAAATAAGATATACTCGGTTAATAATTGAATAGTAAATAACTAGGGGCGCCAATTGGCTGAGAAGAACCCTTTGAACCTGAGATGGATAATGCCAGCGGAGGAAAGTGAATTGTGTGATGCAACAGTAACTGGTTAGCAATACATATTTAAAGCAATTTTTGAGCACTTTTGTCCGCTGGCAAAAGTGCTTTTTTTGTGGAGGTAAAGCATGGATTTAACAAAAGTTACTCAACAAATTGCGTCGCAGCAAGATGATTTATTAGAATTGGTAAAGCAGTTGGTTGCTTTTGAGACCCCAGCGCCACCAGCGCGTAACACACGTGAGGCTCAAAATTTTGTTGCTGACTACTTACGGCCTTTAGGATTTGATATTGATCAATGGGCATTATATGACAACGATGACATTGTGGTTGGAACCAAAAACGGTGATTCGACATATCAGAGCTTGATTATTAATGGACATATTGATGTTGCCTCGTTAAACCCTGATGAGCAATGCTCTGCTACTAAGCAATGTAAAAAAGCGCGACAAAGGCGGCATCACAGACAAAACTAAAATTGCATCTAGCCCTGAGGAAATAAAATTGACCCCCAAGCCGTGGTTCGACAATGTCAACCCAAATATAACAAAGAAGCACATAGGTGATCAGATGCCAGTGCGGGGTGGCTCGTTTAATAAAATTAGTCGTTTGTGGCGGCAGGACATCCGTGCTGAGACAAATGCAGAACGTCAATTCTTAAGAAATCAAAAAAAAGTTGAACAAGAAAAGGCTAACGAAGAATACGAGTCAGAAATATCCAGAAGATTGTAAGGAGAAAAATTTTCTTGTCAAATGGTTTTTTAGCATCTGTGAAAATTACAGATAAAAGCATTATAATAGTTTACCCTCGATAAATAATGTAATGACAATATCTCGCACCCTTTTAAAAATTTTTCATTTTAGATTAATTAATAACAAAATTAAAATAAATAAATAATTTATTCCATATATTAATTAGCTTTTTTATAAGACATTAAAAGTCCGTAGCGATTATTTGAGTACAATTTCGTATTTCAAAAAAATATAAAAAAGGTCAATCTATGTTAGATTATCTAACAGGAAATGTGAATACTATAATAATTTGTGATAAATTCTAATCATATCATAAGGAGGGTTGTATTCGATGAAACTAGAAGATATTAATTACATTGTGAAAATTTTAAATGAAAATAACTTGACCCATATTTCTTTTAGGAATGGTGACTCTAAAATTAGTGTTTCAAAAAATATTCTTAGCAATTTTCAAAGCGGTGTGAATGCTGAGTCAGAGACAGAAAAACAAGTACCTACTAGTGAGTATATTACATCGCCTACGGTCGGAACTTTCTATGTTTCATCTGACCCAGAGTCAACACCGTTTATTTCTGTTGGACAAAAAGTAACAAAGTCAACAGTTGTAGGTATTGTTGAAGCTATGAAAATGATGACTGATGTTTTAGCAAACAAGGATGGTTTAATAGCTGAAATTTTAGTTTCAGACGGTGAATCAATTGAATACGGTCAAAAGTTGTTTAGGTTATCGTAATGGGTGAAAAATTTGTAGACAATTTCAAAGTTTTAATTGCAAATCGAGGAGAAATAGCTGTTAGAATAATTCGTGCTGTCAAAATGTTAGGATTTCAAACCGTTGCGGTA contains:
- a CDS encoding oxidoreductase; amino-acid sequence: MSRNEEKIWLVTGGSTGFGRKLIEELIAKKIPVVATARNLSAFNDLETNEDDLLLKVQLDVTNQEQVNNAVQSTLNKFGKIDVLVNNAGYGYSGSIEESDETAVRQMFEANFWGASAMIRAVLPAMRKNRSGLIINVTSIGGLLALPTYGYYNATKHALEGLGKALSLEVEPFGIKVTNVEPGPFRTDWAGRSQFSAKHSINDYENTPARTSEEASHARSGEQTGSPELAAKAFIKIAASDNPPLHFIAGQNAFKREQEEISNIQHDMQKWQEDSTHLDYGDETYWQ
- a CDS encoding Type 1 glutamine amidotransferase-like domain-containing protein, with amino-acid sequence MQQIRNDLLEFRLDQVDFLDVEFESAKKLYGYDLIFLNGGYPFYLLHFLKKSGADHILKDISRTGVPIFGLSAGSIVMGPSIEYLQYLYPEDNQFNDTDLTGLNLTSTTIFPHFKEMLTRDADIDKKLTSYENTTGVKIMRLNNDQALSCHCKDKVLID
- a CDS encoding YczE/YyaS/YitT family protein — encoded protein: MFNKKLRSYSFRLCLSIVGTIIIAFGIILFRLANTGIDPATAADVGISDTFHWNLGNYQLAFNALLFLGILFFDQTQFGIGTLINMSLPGYIIAYFTPKFEPIVGRWFGSFSYLENIFLFVIGMFLFSLGIGIYTSVNLGVSPYDAVAPLFNKKKWASYRLTRSVQDLFFFVVAIIFGGPLGIGTFLIATLTGYIVQYWRQLFKKIKHHMQKTHSF
- a CDS encoding Y-family DNA polymerase — encoded protein: MVNKQKIEYNYTQEERRVIFMIDSKSFYASVECVERNYNPLKALLVVMSEQENTNGGLVLASSPMAKKILGITNVTRQRDIPVCPDLVIAHPRMNLYIQENLRINNIYRQYTDDAHLLPYSIDESILDMTHSWQLFGKTPAEVAFKIQQQVRDETGIYLTVGIGDSPVLAKLALDIEAKHAKNLTGIWHYEDVPNKLWPITQLTDVWSIGSRTARKLNLMGIHSMYDLSHQDPYLFRSKLGLMGEQLLALSWGIDRSDLTETIRPKNKSYSNSQVLPRDYGQQAEIEIVIREMADQVATRIRAHQKQTCLVSLFIGYSFSESEKQESHGFRKQYRISPTNDTNALMAVMINLFRKHWRGEIIRHIGIDYGGLVDDTGVQLNLFEQPEHILKTNKIDQVVDEIRQRFGTTALMRAMSKEVGGTAINRASLVGGHNGGNSYD
- the spxB gene encoding pyruvate oxidase — its product is MSDKKISAGLAALKVMEGWGVHTIYGIPSGTLSGLMDAMGHPENNIKFLQVKHEEVAAMAAVMQWKFGGKLGVAVGSGGPGATHLINGLYDAAMDNTPVLAILGSKPVRELNMDSFQELNQNPMYESIAVYNRRVATAEQLPHLVDDAIRTAIAKRGVAVLEIPADFGFSQIDANSIYSTPLYSSGPKYKEYKSAPVDNADIDAAVELLNQAKQPVIYAGVGTMGHGSAVQALSRKIKAPIITTGKNFETFDWDFEAFAGSNFRVGWKPANEAVLEADTVLFVGTNFPFSEVEGTFRNVDKFIQIDNNPAMLGKRHQNDVAILGDAGEAIDEILAKVSSVSESPWWQANIKNIQNWRDYMTKLEKKTEGDLQAYQVYNAINEHAADNAIFSIDVGNVTQLSVRHLHMTPKNMWRTSPLFASMGIGLPGGIGAKNTYPDRQVWNLIGDGAFSMTYPDVVTNVRYNLPVINVVFTNTEYGFIKNKYEDTNTYNFGVDFTDVDYAKIAEAQGAIGLTVSRIEDIDRVVQEALSYYGKGRVVVIDAKITKDRPIPVETLKLDKSLYSAETVNAYKEKYEAQELVPFREYLESEGLTSKYIKDSNDNKYSF
- a CDS encoding Hsp20/alpha crystallin family protein; the protein is MSNNLMQRFSSDDIFDFMNQAMHPWSDQRLLPKSIKTDVIEKDDRFTVTAELAGVNKDDINIDYKNDQLLISAKRDEFKDHTDHDGNILQSERTYGSVSRAYYLPGVDSSKITAKFANGELRVELPKQATEQSSTNIKID
- a CDS encoding NAD(P)-binding oxidoreductase, whose product is MKIFVIGANGRVGQELIKHLINQHHEIIAGSRNPERTMKHKNITAINFDLHDDIETLSQKVEDIDAIYFVAGSRNKDLLQTDAFGAVKSMNIAESNGVSRYIMLSSAYSLEPNKWHNPAMADLMNYNIAKFFADNYLVKQTKLNYTILQATALVDIPGTNKISLNDKALTKNSIQNVGATLADILNHNSTIDQVIKMSDGDTPIFEALESI
- a CDS encoding DUF6622 family protein, translating into MADILKFIFEIINNTPFWVWVVLIILIKRGTSLINDSPASIGRSIIMPFIFVIWGLNTVVNKFSSPNTLLSFYLVALILGFLFSYLLYMRRSFYVEDGQLIQEGSTLPLVIMLTNFLVKYILNVILAIHPVLYTQMNFNIFYGIVSGFTVGLFFGGIYKTLMAKKQFLKS
- a CDS encoding acetylornithine deacetylase, whose protein sequence is MDLTKVTQQIASQQDDLLELVKQLVAFETPAPPARNTREAQNFVADYLRPLGFDIDQWALYDNDDIVVGTKNGDSTYQSLIINGHIDVASLNPDEQCSATKQCKKARQRRHHRQN
- a CDS encoding acetyl-CoA carboxylase biotin carboxyl carrier protein — protein: MKLEDINYIVKILNENNLTHISFRNGDSKISVSKNILSNFQSGVNAESETEKQVPTSEYITSPTVGTFYVSSDPESTPFISVGQKVTKSTVVGIVEAMKMMTDVLANKDGLIAEILVSDGESIEYGQKLFRLS